The following proteins are co-located in the Pedobacter frigiditerrae genome:
- a CDS encoding transglutaminase domain-containing protein: protein MNRFFFLALFCFITSNIYAQNFNYGSIQNDEYYFDKSKIDSTANAVVLKEFGTAAMQIDDATGRLVIQFEHHVKIKIYNKEGFKFANIVIPTYKDDNKQEFVNDLKASTFNMVNGEFVETLMDKKAVFTENRNKYTQLTKFTLPNIKDGSIIEYSYRIESPLIFNFRTWEFQGDIPKVSSEFVANIPGNYNYNVSLRGYQKLSDSKAEIYKECLRLNGVSIDCSRMTYIMKNVPAFVEEDYMTAASNFKSAMYFELSDVQLTNGSKQSYTKTWNDVDYELTSDKNFGSQMKKASVFKDLMPAILKGETDNLAKANAVYNYIKKQIKWNNYYGNYSMENTKTILENRSGNVADINLTLISALSAAGLETEAVILSTRENGMPNKLFPVLSSFNYVVAKVNIGDKTYLLDATEPLLPFGLLPIRCINDQGRVINLKKPSYWIDLKASQKSVTTYVLTGKLNADGKINGVITTTTVGYAAFNKRKDIKKYNSTEEFVEKLDERLTKISLSNPEINNVDSVEKPLMEKYEIEFSAHDATDKNQLFINPFFINRITKNPFNLNDRMYPVDLGAASDERIIINVTLPEKYELVEKPKDMAISLPTSGGRYLLQSSIEDNKLSVNQILQFNKAIYNADDYLYLKEFYSKIIQNQKNDVLLKKAN, encoded by the coding sequence ATGAATCGATTCTTCTTTTTAGCTCTTTTCTGTTTCATCACATCAAATATTTACGCCCAAAACTTTAACTACGGTTCCATACAGAACGATGAATACTATTTCGACAAAAGCAAAATAGACAGTACTGCTAATGCTGTTGTGCTAAAAGAGTTTGGTACTGCTGCTATGCAAATAGATGATGCGACGGGAAGGTTAGTCATTCAATTTGAGCATCATGTAAAAATTAAAATTTATAATAAGGAAGGTTTCAAATTTGCCAACATTGTTATTCCAACTTATAAGGACGACAATAAACAAGAGTTTGTAAATGATTTAAAAGCATCGACCTTTAACATGGTAAACGGGGAATTTGTGGAAACCCTGATGGATAAAAAAGCAGTATTTACTGAAAATAGAAACAAATATACCCAGCTAACCAAATTTACCCTACCGAATATTAAAGACGGGTCGATTATAGAATATAGTTATAGAATCGAATCACCGTTAATTTTCAACTTTAGAACTTGGGAGTTTCAAGGAGATATCCCTAAAGTTTCGAGTGAATTTGTAGCCAATATACCAGGCAATTATAATTACAATGTTTCGCTTCGCGGATATCAAAAACTGAGTGACTCGAAAGCTGAGATATACAAAGAATGTTTAAGGTTAAATGGTGTGTCTATTGATTGCTCAAGGATGACTTACATCATGAAAAATGTGCCTGCTTTTGTGGAGGAGGATTACATGACGGCGGCGAGTAATTTTAAATCGGCCATGTATTTCGAGCTTTCTGATGTGCAGTTAACTAATGGTAGCAAGCAGAGCTATACCAAAACTTGGAATGATGTAGATTACGAGCTTACTTCTGATAAAAATTTCGGCTCGCAGATGAAAAAAGCATCGGTATTTAAAGATTTAATGCCTGCCATTTTAAAAGGTGAAACAGACAATTTAGCGAAGGCAAATGCTGTTTACAACTACATAAAAAAGCAAATAAAATGGAATAACTATTATGGAAATTATAGTATGGAGAATACTAAAACCATTTTAGAAAACAGGTCTGGTAATGTGGCAGACATTAATTTAACCTTAATTTCAGCTCTTTCTGCTGCCGGATTAGAAACTGAAGCGGTTATATTATCTACTCGTGAAAATGGAATGCCAAATAAACTTTTCCCAGTTTTAAGCAGTTTTAACTACGTAGTTGCGAAGGTAAACATTGGAGATAAAACTTATCTTTTAGATGCAACCGAACCCTTATTGCCTTTTGGCTTGCTGCCGATAAGATGTATCAACGATCAAGGAAGGGTAATTAATTTAAAGAAACCATCTTATTGGATAGATTTAAAAGCTTCTCAAAAAAGTGTAACTACCTATGTTTTAACAGGAAAACTAAATGCAGATGGAAAAATAAATGGTGTAATTACAACTACTACTGTTGGCTATGCTGCTTTTAATAAAAGAAAAGACATTAAAAAATATAACTCTACTGAAGAGTTTGTAGAAAAACTTGATGAACGTTTAACAAAAATAAGCTTATCAAACCCAGAAATAAACAATGTTGATAGTGTGGAAAAACCTTTGATGGAAAAATACGAAATTGAATTTTCAGCTCACGATGCTACCGACAAAAATCAATTGTTTATTAACCCCTTTTTTATTAACCGAATTACAAAAAATCCGTTTAATTTAAACGATAGAATGTATCCTGTAGATTTAGGAGCAGCTTCTGATGAACGAATTATCATCAACGTGACTTTACCAGAAAAATACGAGTTAGTAGAAAAACCAAAAGATATGGCCATTAGTTTACCTACAAGTGGAGGAAGATATTTGCTACAAAGCAGCATAGAAGATAACAAATTATCTGTTAATCAAATACTTCAATTCAACAAAGCGATTTACAATGCAGATGACTACCTCTACTTAAAAGAATTTTACAGTAAAATAATTCAAAATCAAAAAAACGATGTCTTGTTAAAAAAGGCAAATTAA
- a CDS encoding thioredoxin family protein: MRKVLIVCLMMLGIMAKAQNGYQVGDVATDFNLKNVDGKNVSLANYKDAKGYIVVFTCNTCPVAKAYQSRVEALHKEYGPKGYPVIAINTNDPGTSPGDSYENMQKLAKEKNFSYAYLEDPNHIYTKKFGATKTPHTFVLTKTAKGNEVAYIGAIDNDQEEVNADKTTYVKAAVNSLLQGKKPEITSTKAVGCSIKWKKEGTTK, translated from the coding sequence ATGAGAAAAGTTTTAATTGTTTGCTTAATGATGCTAGGCATTATGGCAAAAGCGCAAAATGGTTATCAAGTTGGAGATGTTGCTACAGATTTTAATTTGAAGAATGTTGATGGGAAGAATGTTTCACTGGCAAACTATAAGGATGCAAAGGGATACATTGTAGTTTTTACTTGTAATACATGTCCTGTTGCAAAGGCTTATCAAAGTAGGGTTGAGGCTTTACATAAAGAATATGGTCCAAAAGGATATCCAGTTATCGCCATTAATACCAATGACCCAGGCACTTCTCCTGGAGATAGTTATGAGAATATGCAAAAGCTTGCCAAGGAAAAGAACTTCAGCTATGCTTATTTAGAAGATCCAAATCATATTTATACCAAAAAATTCGGTGCCACAAAAACACCTCACACGTTTGTGTTAACTAAAACTGCCAAAGGAAATGAAGTTGCTTATATAGGAGCAATTGATAACGATCAAGAAGAAGTTAACGCTGATAAAACTACTTATGTTAAAGCTGCCGTTAATTCTTTGCTACAGGGCAAAAAGCCAGAAATTACAAGCACCAAAGCTGTTGGTTGCAGTATAAAATGGAAGAAAGAAGGAACTACGAAATAA
- a CDS encoding redoxin family protein: MRKLIFSLYLLIFISSVTYAQKALKVGETLPNLALLSTTGTVYDLKAQKNTKGFILIFMTPTCDHCIAYEPRVSALDKKYKVKGYPLVAIGPYGDDPIKYPFDAMPAMKKLAKEKDFKFPYLSDDKFKYTWLLGIKETPTAVVLQKTKAGFLIKYIGRIDDEQNQKLTPKNKFVEKIVDKLI; the protein is encoded by the coding sequence ATGCGTAAACTAATTTTCTCTCTTTACCTGTTGATTTTTATCAGCTCTGTAACTTATGCCCAAAAAGCTTTAAAGGTTGGCGAAACCTTACCCAATTTAGCTTTGCTTAGCACCACAGGAACTGTATATGATTTAAAAGCACAGAAAAATACCAAGGGTTTTATCTTAATTTTCATGACACCAACTTGCGACCATTGCATTGCTTATGAGCCAAGGGTTAGTGCTTTAGATAAAAAGTACAAAGTAAAAGGTTATCCCTTAGTAGCTATTGGCCCTTATGGAGATGACCCAATAAAGTATCCTTTTGATGCAATGCCAGCAATGAAAAAATTGGCAAAGGAAAAGGATTTCAAATTCCCTTATCTGTCTGACGATAAGTTTAAATACACTTGGTTGTTAGGCATTAAAGAAACTCCAACTGCTGTTGTATTGCAAAAAACTAAAGCTGGTTTTTTAATAAAATATATAGGCAGAATAGATGATGAACAAAATCAAAAGCTAACACCTAAAAACAAATTTGTAGAGAAGATAGTTGATAAATTAATTTAA
- a CDS encoding TlpA disulfide reductase family protein yields the protein MKYVFTFFLICTFSFANAQVKLLTLSELDRRIAKGKDTTYVINFWATWCGPCVAELPSFEKLKKEYFKRPVKVILISMDFKSKLKSDVIPFVKKHKLKSEVYVINEADQQAFIEKVDKKWSGSIPATLVAMRTRRLFFEKEFANNELEDLVKNIVHGDYKL from the coding sequence ATGAAATATGTGTTTACATTTTTTTTAATTTGCACATTTAGTTTTGCAAATGCTCAAGTTAAATTACTAACTTTAAGTGAGTTAGATAGAAGGATAGCAAAAGGTAAGGATACTACTTATGTAATTAACTTTTGGGCAACTTGGTGCGGACCATGTGTTGCAGAGCTACCAAGTTTTGAGAAATTAAAAAAAGAATATTTTAAAAGGCCAGTAAAAGTGATTTTAATAAGTATGGATTTTAAATCTAAGCTTAAATCAGATGTTATTCCATTTGTTAAAAAACATAAACTTAAATCAGAAGTCTATGTTATTAACGAGGCCGACCAACAAGCATTTATAGAAAAAGTAGATAAAAAATGGTCTGGCTCAATTCCAGCTACCTTAGTTGCAATGAGAACTCGCAGATTGTTTTTTGAGAAAGAATTTGCCAACAATGAATTAGAAGATTTAGTTAAAAATATAGTTCACGGAGATTACAAACTTTAA
- a CDS encoding C40 family peptidase, with protein sequence MKNFKIHCFIAALLLLFISSCGSRKYPVKPENKASKAADAMAALKSKDLYRFITDWTGVKYRLGGLDKKGIDCSGFALLLERDIYGRTLPRRSRDQAEVIKKKSQNNLEEGDLIFFSFGGTEVDHVGVYLNNNFFVHASTTRGVVVDDLNLPVYQKAIVKTGTLK encoded by the coding sequence ATGAAAAATTTCAAGATACATTGTTTTATTGCTGCATTGTTGCTATTGTTCATATCATCCTGTGGTTCGAGGAAATATCCTGTAAAGCCAGAGAATAAAGCTTCAAAAGCGGCAGATGCGATGGCAGCTTTAAAAAGTAAAGATTTATATCGTTTCATCACAGATTGGACTGGCGTTAAATATCGGTTAGGCGGATTGGATAAAAAAGGAATTGATTGCTCAGGTTTCGCTTTGTTATTAGAAAGAGATATTTACGGTCGTACGTTACCAAGACGTTCAAGAGACCAAGCAGAAGTGATAAAAAAGAAAAGCCAAAATAATTTAGAGGAAGGTGATTTGATATTTTTCTCCTTTGGCGGTACTGAAGTAGACCATGTTGGCGTTTACTTGAATAATAACTTTTTCGTACATGCATCAACTACAAGAGGTGTGGTAGTTGATGACCTGAATTTACCTGTTTATCAGAAAGCAATTGTTAAAACAGGAACTTTAAAATAA
- the mutS gene encoding DNA mismatch repair protein MutS: MRIILAKVKETVTPLMQQYNTIKAKYPGALLLFRVGDFYETFGEDAIKTANILGIVLTKRGTGPNGALELAGFPHHSLENYLSKLVRAGQRVAICDQLEDPKTTKTIVKRGVTELVTPGVAYNDNILSQKSNNYLAAVYFDKQNLGVAFCDISTGEFLVAQGNAEYIDKLLQGFRPTEVVFQKSKRQEFLNLFGDKFYTYTLDDWAFTNDYANEILTKHFEVNSLKGFGVDKLQSGIVAAGVVLYYLGETEHRNLQHISSISRLEEDRYMWLDRFTIRNLELVSTANDNGVTLFDVLDQTSTPMGARMLHKWIIMPLKELKPIQERLGMVEYLVNHDDLLQEFLSHIKPIGDLERLISKVGLQKAGPRELVQLKRALTHIEEVKNLAEKTQNPFLTVLASQLNPCLSIKEKLERELNQDPPALLIKGNVIADGIDEDLDRLRKIAFGGKEYLVEIQKREAASTGIPSLKISFNNVFGYYLEVTHTHKDKVPESWIRKQTLVNAERYITPELKEYEEQILGAEEKIQAIEVRLYNELMYQVSHYIKPIQLNAYLIAQLDVLLCFAQLAVTNHYVKPDLNNKKELDIKGGRHPVIEKQLPIGQEYITNDVFLDNDTQQIIIITGPNMSGKSAILRQTALIVLMAQMGCFVPAKAVNIGLIDKIFTRVGASDNLSSGESTFMVEMNETASILNNISDRSLILLDEIGRGTSTYDGISIAWAIAEFLHEHPTARPKTLFATHYHELNELENTMGRIKNFNVTIKEMSNKVIFLRKLVPGGSEHSFGIHVAKMAGMPSKLINRANEILKRLEIDRTEGQSIKDSIKKVQNQAYQLQMFAIDDPVLVKIRDTLNNLDVNVLTPVEALLKLDEIQRLIKT, translated from the coding sequence ATGAGGATAATTTTGGCTAAAGTAAAGGAAACAGTAACACCATTAATGCAGCAGTACAACACGATAAAGGCGAAATATCCTGGGGCGTTGTTATTGTTTAGAGTAGGCGATTTTTATGAAACTTTTGGTGAAGATGCCATTAAAACAGCCAATATTTTAGGCATCGTTTTAACTAAAAGAGGTACTGGTCCTAATGGGGCTTTAGAGTTAGCTGGTTTTCCGCACCATTCTTTAGAAAATTACTTATCCAAATTAGTTAGGGCAGGACAAAGGGTAGCAATTTGCGACCAGTTAGAAGACCCAAAAACTACCAAAACCATCGTAAAAAGAGGAGTTACGGAATTAGTTACGCCTGGTGTTGCTTATAACGACAATATTTTAAGTCAGAAATCTAACAACTATTTAGCGGCCGTATATTTCGACAAACAAAATTTAGGGGTTGCTTTCTGCGATATCTCAACAGGAGAATTTTTAGTTGCCCAAGGAAATGCCGAATACATAGATAAACTTTTGCAAGGTTTTAGACCTACGGAAGTTGTGTTTCAGAAAAGTAAACGCCAAGAGTTCTTAAATCTTTTTGGAGACAAATTTTACACCTATACGCTAGATGATTGGGCGTTTACCAACGATTATGCAAATGAAATATTAACCAAACACTTTGAAGTTAATTCGTTAAAAGGTTTCGGAGTTGATAAATTACAATCGGGTATTGTAGCAGCTGGAGTTGTACTATACTATTTGGGAGAAACCGAGCATCGTAACTTACAGCACATTTCTTCTATTTCTAGATTAGAAGAAGACCGTTACATGTGGTTGGATAGATTTACCATTCGCAATTTAGAGTTGGTAAGTACCGCAAACGATAATGGCGTAACCTTATTTGATGTTTTAGACCAAACATCTACCCCGATGGGAGCAAGGATGTTGCACAAGTGGATTATCATGCCGCTTAAAGAATTAAAACCAATCCAAGAGCGTTTGGGAATGGTTGAATATTTGGTGAATCATGACGATTTATTGCAAGAGTTTTTAAGTCACATAAAACCGATTGGAGATTTAGAAAGATTAATTTCTAAAGTTGGTTTGCAAAAAGCCGGACCGAGGGAATTGGTGCAACTGAAAAGAGCATTAACTCATATAGAAGAAGTTAAAAACCTTGCAGAAAAAACTCAAAATCCGTTTTTAACGGTATTAGCTTCCCAGTTAAATCCTTGTTTAAGTATTAAGGAAAAGTTAGAGAGAGAGTTAAATCAAGACCCTCCAGCTTTGCTGATTAAAGGAAATGTTATTGCTGATGGGATTGATGAAGACTTAGACCGTTTAAGAAAAATCGCTTTCGGCGGAAAAGAATATTTAGTTGAGATACAAAAAAGAGAAGCTGCAAGCACAGGGATTCCGTCATTAAAAATATCCTTCAATAATGTTTTTGGCTACTATTTAGAAGTTACGCATACGCATAAAGATAAAGTTCCAGAAAGCTGGATTCGCAAGCAAACGCTTGTTAATGCAGAGCGATACATTACGCCAGAACTTAAAGAGTATGAAGAACAGATTTTAGGAGCTGAGGAGAAAATTCAAGCTATTGAAGTTCGTTTATACAATGAATTGATGTATCAGGTTTCGCATTACATCAAACCTATCCAGCTTAATGCTTATTTAATTGCACAGCTAGATGTTCTGCTTTGCTTTGCGCAATTGGCAGTTACAAATCATTATGTAAAACCAGATTTAAACAACAAAAAGGAGTTAGACATTAAAGGTGGTCGCCATCCGGTAATAGAAAAACAATTGCCAATTGGTCAAGAATACATAACCAATGATGTTTTCTTGGATAATGATACACAACAAATCATCATCATTACTGGTCCGAACATGTCTGGTAAGTCGGCAATTTTAAGGCAAACCGCTTTAATTGTTTTGATGGCGCAAATGGGCTGTTTTGTTCCTGCAAAGGCTGTAAACATCGGTTTGATAGATAAGATTTTTACTCGTGTAGGTGCTTCAGATAATTTATCATCTGGAGAAAGTACGTTCATGGTTGAAATGAATGAGACGGCAAGTATCTTGAATAATATTTCAGACAGAAGTTTGATTTTATTGGATGAAATTGGTCGTGGTACAAGTACTTACGATGGGATTTCTATTGCTTGGGCCATTGCAGAGTTTTTACACGAACATCCAACAGCGAGACCGAAAACTCTATTTGCAACGCACTACCACGAATTGAATGAATTAGAAAATACAATGGGACGTATCAAAAACTTTAATGTAACGATTAAGGAAATGAGCAACAAAGTGATTTTCTTGCGTAAGTTAGTTCCAGGGGGAAGTGAGCATAGTTTTGGTATCCATGTTGCAAAAATGGCTGGTATGCCGTCTAAATTGATTAATCGTGCGAACGAAATATTAAAAAGATTAGAGATTGATAGAACTGAAGGACAAAGTATAAAAGACAGCATTAAAAAAGTTCAAAATCAAGCTTATCAGTTACAAATGTTTGCAATTGATGACCCAGTTTTAGTTAAAATTAGAGATACGCTAAATAACTTGGATGTAAATGTTTTAACACCTGTTGAAGCTTTACTTAAATTGGATGAGATACAGAGATTGATAAAAACATAG
- a CDS encoding DUF3857 domain-containing transglutaminase family protein, with protein sequence MKASILFLLLILGLSSFAQDNYDVDLIPSSLRNRANATIRNKETVVDMRSPENVMYTVKQAITVLNKNGDESARLVLFYDKNTSIKSIKGEIYNEVGKSVGKFSQGDFKDESAVQGFSLFEDSRVKHYLPSVNTYPYTIVYNYEIRFKQNLIIPDWIPKPSYNVSVEKSTYTFICKPTDQFRLKTQNLQSKAEENITKDQKILTWKVNNLLAVKSEPFSPNEETYQTSVKIAPEQFSYFNYKGSYTNWQELGRWAYDNLLKGKDKLPEATIQLVKELVKNEKTDKDKARKIYQYLQEKTRYISVQVGIGGFQPVTAAEVDRLGYGDCKGLVNYMQSLLRAANIESYYCVVEAGSQKISLDPTYASMNQGNHIILCLPLKGDTIWLECTSQKIPFGFLGDFTDDRNVLACTAEGGKLLRTPKLLTQTNLQVRNAELTLDKDGNVSGTVKTTFSGAQYDNHEEFIGKPLSEQQKLLKEAYDIDNINFEQIKYAQKKEIEPVITENLNINIRNYATINNTRLFMLPNAFNVKAAVPETKGRTLPIYINRGYRDEDTIVYNLPDNIIPIIIPIEKSLNNDFGSYTIKTLIEGNKLICVRKFTLNDGTFPAESYTAFTQFINEVSSSDRLKLVLNLKK encoded by the coding sequence ATGAAAGCATCTATCCTATTTCTTCTATTAATTTTAGGTCTATCTAGTTTTGCACAAGATAATTACGACGTTGATTTAATTCCATCCTCCTTGCGTAACCGTGCCAACGCCACCATTAGAAATAAAGAAACGGTTGTTGATATGCGTTCGCCAGAAAACGTGATGTATACTGTTAAACAAGCCATTACCGTATTAAATAAAAATGGAGATGAAAGTGCTAGATTAGTTTTATTTTATGACAAAAACACTAGTATTAAAAGCATTAAAGGCGAAATATATAACGAAGTAGGTAAAAGTGTAGGTAAGTTTTCACAGGGCGATTTTAAAGATGAAAGTGCCGTACAAGGATTCTCTCTTTTTGAAGATAGCAGAGTTAAACATTACTTGCCATCTGTAAATACTTATCCTTACACCATTGTTTATAATTACGAAATTCGTTTCAAACAGAACTTAATCATCCCTGACTGGATACCAAAACCTTCTTATAATGTATCTGTAGAAAAAAGCACTTATACTTTTATATGTAAGCCAACCGACCAATTCCGTCTAAAAACACAGAATTTACAAAGCAAAGCTGAAGAAAACATTACTAAAGACCAAAAAATTTTAACGTGGAAAGTAAACAATCTTCTAGCTGTTAAATCAGAGCCGTTTAGTCCGAATGAGGAAACCTACCAAACCAGTGTTAAAATTGCTCCAGAACAATTTAGCTATTTCAATTATAAAGGAAGTTATACAAATTGGCAAGAGTTAGGGAGATGGGCTTATGATAATTTATTAAAAGGTAAAGATAAATTACCAGAAGCAACCATACAACTGGTGAAAGAGTTGGTTAAAAACGAAAAAACTGATAAAGATAAAGCCAGAAAAATATATCAATATTTACAAGAAAAAACTAGATATATAAGTGTTCAAGTTGGTATTGGCGGCTTTCAACCAGTTACAGCCGCAGAGGTTGACCGTTTAGGTTATGGCGATTGTAAAGGATTAGTTAATTATATGCAAAGCCTATTAAGAGCAGCAAATATAGAATCTTATTATTGTGTGGTAGAGGCAGGAAGCCAAAAAATAAGTTTAGACCCCACTTATGCAAGTATGAATCAGGGTAATCATATCATTTTATGTTTGCCACTTAAAGGCGATACAATTTGGCTTGAATGTACTAGCCAGAAAATACCTTTTGGGTTTTTAGGCGATTTTACGGATGACAGAAATGTTTTAGCTTGTACGGCAGAAGGTGGCAAATTATTACGCACTCCAAAACTGCTAACACAAACAAATCTCCAAGTTCGTAATGCGGAATTAACTTTAGATAAGGATGGTAATGTTTCAGGAACTGTTAAGACTACATTCTCTGGAGCTCAATATGACAACCATGAAGAATTTATCGGAAAACCTTTGTCTGAGCAGCAAAAGTTGTTGAAGGAAGCTTACGATATAGATAACATCAACTTTGAGCAAATTAAATACGCTCAAAAGAAAGAAATTGAACCCGTTATTACAGAAAACCTAAATATTAATATTAGAAATTATGCTACGATAAATAATACTAGATTGTTTATGCTGCCTAATGCTTTTAACGTTAAAGCTGCTGTTCCTGAAACTAAAGGTAGAACATTACCAATTTACATTAATCGTGGTTATAGAGACGAAGACACCATTGTTTACAACCTACCGGATAATATAATCCCAATAATTATACCCATTGAAAAAAGTTTAAACAATGATTTTGGTAGTTATACAATAAAAACGCTTATTGAAGGCAACAAGTTAATTTGTGTAAGAAAATTCACATTAAACGACGGAACATTTCCAGCAGAAAGCTATACTGCTTTTACGCAATTTATTAACGAGGTAAGTTCTTCAGATAGGTTAAAGTTAGTGCTTAACTTAAAAAAATAA
- a CDS encoding 3'-5' exonuclease, whose amino-acid sequence MKLNLKRPLAFFDLEATGINVGADRIVEIGILKAMPNGDELVLTKRINPEIPIPLVTSLIHGIYDEDIKNEPTFRTAAKEIADFIGDADLAGYNSNKFDIPMLLEEFLRVGIDFDMSDRKFVDVQNIFHQMEQRTLKAAYKFYCDKDIINAHSAEADIRATYEVLLAQLDKYKDTEFEDKKGLKSTPVQNDVDALHTFTNMNKVVDFAGRMVYNENGEEVINFGKHKGRTVESVLDVEPSYYAWMKQGDFPLYTKKKLDEIWARWNKKKEEAKAAKQQVQAPKVEQKPIKPQEPAKPINNDMLEQLKMKFGK is encoded by the coding sequence ATGAAATTAAATTTAAAAAGACCTTTAGCATTCTTTGATTTAGAAGCTACAGGTATAAATGTTGGTGCCGATAGAATTGTAGAAATTGGAATTTTGAAAGCTATGCCAAACGGCGATGAATTAGTACTTACAAAACGTATCAACCCAGAAATTCCAATCCCATTGGTAACTTCTTTAATTCATGGTATTTACGATGAAGATATTAAAAACGAACCAACATTTAGAACTGCGGCAAAAGAAATAGCGGATTTTATTGGAGATGCAGACTTAGCAGGATACAATTCTAACAAATTTGATATTCCGATGTTGCTTGAAGAGTTTTTAAGAGTTGGAATTGATTTTGACATGAGCGATAGGAAGTTTGTAGATGTACAAAACATATTTCATCAAATGGAACAACGCACATTAAAGGCTGCTTATAAATTTTATTGTGATAAGGACATTATCAATGCACACTCTGCAGAAGCTGATATTAGAGCCACGTATGAAGTTTTATTGGCTCAGTTAGATAAATATAAAGACACCGAATTTGAAGACAAGAAAGGCTTAAAGTCAACTCCAGTTCAAAACGATGTAGATGCCTTACATACCTTTACCAATATGAATAAGGTAGTAGATTTCGCAGGGCGGATGGTTTATAACGAAAATGGAGAAGAAGTTATTAATTTTGGAAAACACAAAGGGAGAACCGTAGAATCTGTTTTGGATGTTGAACCAAGTTATTATGCTTGGATGAAACAAGGCGATTTCCCATTGTATACCAAAAAGAAATTAGATGAAATTTGGGCACGTTGGAATAAGAAGAAAGAAGAAGCAAAAGCTGCAAAACAACAAGTTCAAGCACCAAAAGTAGAACAGAAGCCAATAAAACCTCAAGAACCAGCTAAACCAATAAATAATGACATGCTGGAGCAATTAAAAATGAAGTTTGGTAAATAG